Proteins from a single region of Primulina tabacum isolate GXHZ01 chromosome 5, ASM2559414v2, whole genome shotgun sequence:
- the LOC142546279 gene encoding cytochrome P450 94C1-like codes for MDSMFSWAQSFHGSMVSIFFLLLPLLIITMSLTFFAIMKIRVSCSCEICKAYIESNWKTQFPNLCDWYTHLLKNSPSRTIHIHILNNTVTANPENVEYMLKTRFNNFPKGKPFSAILGDFLGRGIFNVDGDLWRFQRKMAIFELGRVSIRSYAFEVARQEIDTCLIPLLESVCFRNETLDLQDVFGVFSFNFIFKFSFGLDPKCLELSLPLSKFAIAFDLASKLSAERAMNASPLVWKMKRVFNLGNEKKLRESIKILDILAQEVIEQRRSFVFSHKNDLLSKFMSGINDDTYLRDIVISFVLAGRDTVASALTSFFWLVTNHPDVEAGILTELDRVLGPKQGLTSYEQIRKLHYLHASIYESMRLYPPVQFDSKFCLQDDIFPDGSFLRKGTRVTYHPYAMGRIEEIWGENCLEFKPERWLKDGVFFHENPFKYPVFQAGVRICLGKEMAIVEIKSVAVSLLRRFRLEVVQPKEIPIFSPGLTATFRGGLRVFVRDRSTSS; via the coding sequence ATGGACTCCATGTTTTCTTGGGCTCAGTCTTTTCATGGCTCCATGGTGTCCATCTTTTTCTTACTCTTACCTCTGCTCATCATTACAATGTCTCTAACCTTTTTCGCCATCATGAAAATCAGGGTTTCGTGCAGTTGTGAGATCTGTAAAGCATATATTGAATCCAACTGGAAAACACAGTTTCCGAATCTTTGCGATTGGTACACTCATTTGCTGAAAAATTCTCCATCTCGAACGATACATATCCATATTCTGAACAATACAGTCACTGCAAATCCAGAGAACGTTGAATATATGCTAAAAACTAGATTTAATAATTTCCCGAAAGGGAAGCCTTTTTCTGCAATCTTGGGTGATTTCCTGGGACGAGGGATATTCAACGTGGATGGAGATTTGTGGAGATTTCAGAGGAAAATGGCGATTTTTGAACTGGGTCGGGTTTCCATTAGGAGCTACGCATTCGAAGTTGCTCGACAAGAAATTGATACCTGTTTGATACCCCTTTTGGAATCAGTTTGTTTCAGAAATGAAACACTGGATTTACAAGATGTTTTTGGagtattttcatttaatttcatCTTTAAGTTTTCATTCGGATTAGACCCCAAGTGTTTGGAACTGTCGCTTCCGTTGTCAAAGTTCGCTATCGCCTTCGATTTAGCGTCCAAACTTTCAGCAGAGAGAGCCATGAATGCTTCCCCACTCGTTTGGAAGATGAAAAGAGTTTTCAACCTTGGAAATGAGAAAAAACTCCGGGAATCGATTAAGATTCTCGATATTTTAGCTCAAGAAGTCATCGAGCAAAGGCGAAGTTTTGTTTTTTCTCACAAAAATGATCTTTTATCAAAATTCATGAGTGGTATCAACGATGACACTTATCTTCGGGATATAGTCATAAGCTTCGTTTTAGCAGGCCGCGACACAGTGGCTTCTGCCCTCACAAGTTTCTTCTGGCTAGTCACCAATCACCCAGACGTCGAGGCTGGTATCCTGACTGAGTTGGATAGGGTTCTTGGACCCAAACAAGGGCTCACCAGCTACGAACAGATTCGAAAGCTCCACTATTTGCATGCATCCATTTATGAAAGCATGAGACTATATCCACCAGTTCAATTCGACTCAAAATTTTGTTTGCAGGACGATATTTTTCCGGATGGGAGTTTTTTGAGAAAGGGAACTAGGGTTACTTACCATCCATATGCAATGGGGAGAATCGAAGAGATCTGGGGTGAGAACTGCTTGGAATTTAAGCCAGAAAGATGGCTTAAAGATGGGGTTTTCTTCCACGAAAACCCTTTCAAGTATCCTGTTTTTCAGGCTGGTGTTAGGATTTGCTTAGGTAAAGAAATGGCAATCGTGGAGATAAAAAGTGTTGCCGTCTCTTTGTTGCGACGATTTCGACTCGAAGTGGTACAGCCAAAGGAAATCCCCATATTCTCACCTGGGCTTACTGCTACTTTTCGCGGCGGTTTACGGGTTTTTGTTCGAGATCGAAGCACCTCATCTTAG